The Ralstonia pickettii DTP0602 genome segment GAAGTTCCGTTCGCGCTGGCGCGGCGTGCGGCAACCGAGCCGCTGCGCATCACCCTGATGACCGGCGCCTCGCTGGGCAACGACATCGACCGGGTACTGGCCGAGGCGGACGTGATCGCGCGCCGCCTGCCGTTCCAGTCCGACGCCACGCTGCGCCGCAAGATCAACGCCGGCGAAGTGATGTTCATCGACCAGCATCTGTCCGAGACCGTGGAGCAGCTGCGCTCGGGCCAGATCGCGCCGGTGGACGTGGCGGTGGTGGAAGCCGTGGCGATCACCGAGCAGGGCGGCATCATCCCCAGCACTTCGGTGGGCAATTCGGCCAGTTTCGCCATGCTGGCGCGCAAGGTGATCGTCGAGATCAACCTGAACATGCCGCTGGAGCTGGAAGGCCTGCACGATATCTACTTCCCGGTGCAGCGCCCGTATCGCCAGCCAATTCCGCTGATCGCTCCCGAGCAGCGCATTGGCCTGCCGTATGTCCCCATCGATCCGGAGCGGATCGTGGCCATCGTCATCACCGCCAAGGACGACAGCCCGTCCAACGCGCTGCCGCCGGATGCCGACACGCGCAGCATCGCCGGACACCTCAACGACTTCCTGTTGCACGAGGTCCGCGCCGGCAAGCTGTCGCCGGCGCTGCAGCCGTTGCAGGCGGGCATCGGCACCATTGCCAATGCGGTGCTGCATGGCCTGGTGGACTCACCGTTCCGTGACCTGAAGATGTATTCCGAGGTGCTGCAGGACAGTACCATCGAGCTGCTCGATGCGGGGCGGCTGTCGTTTGCCTCGGCGTCTTCGGTGACGCTGACGCGCGGGGTTTACCGGCGCTTCCTGGACAACCTCGACCGCTACCGCTCGCGTCTGTTGCTGCGCCCGCAGGAGATCAGCAACCATCCGGAGATCCTGCGCCGGCTGGGGCTCATCACCATCAACACGGCGCTGGAGTGCGATATCTATGGCAACGTCAACTCCACGCACGTGGGCGGCACGCACATGATGAACGGCATCGGCGGCTCCGGCGACTTTGCGCGCAATGCGCACCTGTCGGTGTTCGTGACCAAGTCGGTGGCCAAGGGCGGCGATGTCTCCAGCATCGTACCGATGGTGGCGCACGTGGACCACACCGAGCACGACGTCGACATCATCGTCACCGAGCACGGCCTGGCCGACCTGCGCGGCCTGGCACCGCGCGAGCGCGCGCTTACGATCATTGCCAATTGCGCCGACCCGCAATACCGCGAACTGCTGGGCGATTACTTCCGGCGCGCCAGCGCGCAAGGCGGGCAGACGCCGCACCTGCTGGAAGAGGCGCTGTCCTGGCACGTCGGCTTCCGCGATCGCGGCAGCATGCAGCCGGTGCAGGCGCTGGCTGCCTGAAGACGGCCCCGCCAGAATGCAAAACAGCCCGCCGAAGCGGGCTGCTTTACGTTGGTGCCGCCGCGCGGGCGGCGCGCCGGGTTACTGCGCCTTGCCAGCATTGCTGGCGGGAGCCTTGGCGCCGTCGGTGTACGGGTCCGGCTTGCCGGCCTTGGCACCGTCGGTGTACGTATCGAACTTGCCGGCCTTGGCGCCGTCCGTGTTCGGATCGAATTTCTTGCCCGAGCTGGTCAGGTCCGACTTGGTCGACTGCTTGGCACCGTCGGTATACGGGTCGAACTTGCCGGACTTGGCCGCGCCCTGGTTCGGGCCGGCCTTCTTGGTGTGGCTGCCACTGTGGATATCGCCGCCTTCCGTGTAGTTCTTTTGCGCATATACCTGGGTCGCGCCAAGCGCGGCCAGTGCAGCAACGATCAGGGTCGGAACAGTCTTCTTCAGCATGTTTTTCCTCGCGATTGACGGTCGCACAGCGCCTGCGCGAAACCGGAGTTGGGGCGGAGCGATTGCCGGAATGGACCCGGCGCAGTGGCGGAGCACCCGGCTAATGTACCGAGTAGGCGCTTGTCCGCAAAGTGAAAGTTTCTTCTAAGTGTATTGAAGACCATCGGCGGGGGCAGTGTACTGCGCGCGGTCAAGTCCTTACCGATTCCGCGCAAAACACTCCGCAGCAGTGCTTGCCTCGTCATGTGCGCAGGCAGACGACAAAAAAACCGGCTGCCGATGGCAGCCGGTTTGTGACCCCTCTCAGGACAGCTTTGCAGCCGGCTTATTCCAGCGTGATGTTCTGGTCGTGCGCGATTTTCTTGCGCAGGTCCAGTTCACGCTTGATCTGCGCGGCATACTGCGCCGAGGTATTGCCGTCGGCATAGGCGCCGCTGTCAGCCAGCCGGCGCTTGGTGTTCGGGTCCTGCAGGGCCTTGACCGCGGCGTCGTGCACGCGCGTGACGATCGCCGCCGGCGTGCCGGCCGGTGCCACAAGGCCGTACCAGGCCATGTTGTTCATGTCCTTCATGCCCGCTTCGGCGAAGGTCGGCACGTCAGGCAGGCCCTCGACCCGCTTGGGCGCCGCCACCGCCAGCGCGCGCAGCTTGCCGGCCTGAATATGCGGCATCGACGAGGGCAGGTTGTCGAACTGCGCGTTGACCTGGCCGGCCAGCGTGTCATTCAGCGCCGGGCCCGATCCGCGGTACGGGATATGGACCATGTCG includes the following:
- a CDS encoding acetyl-CoA hydrolase (K01067: E3.1.2.1, ACH1; acetyl-CoA hydrolase [EC:3.1.2.1]), with amino-acid sequence MYKERIRLARLHDKVVSADEAAALIRDGMTVGMSGFTRAGDCKEVPFALARRAATEPLRITLMTGASLGNDIDRVLAEADVIARRLPFQSDATLRRKINAGEVMFIDQHLSETVEQLRSGQIAPVDVAVVEAVAITEQGGIIPSTSVGNSASFAMLARKVIVEINLNMPLELEGLHDIYFPVQRPYRQPIPLIAPEQRIGLPYVPIDPERIVAIVITAKDDSPSNALPPDADTRSIAGHLNDFLLHEVRAGKLSPALQPLQAGIGTIANAVLHGLVDSPFRDLKMYSEVLQDSTIELLDAGRLSFASASSVTLTRGVYRRFLDNLDRYRSRLLLRPQEISNHPEILRRLGLITINTALECDIYGNVNSTHVGGTHMMNGIGGSGDFARNAHLSVFVTKSVAKGGDVSSIVPMVAHVDHTEHDVDIIVTEHGLADLRGLAPRERALTIIANCADPQYRELLGDYFRRASAQGGQTPHLLEEALSWHVGFRDRGSMQPVQALAA
- a CDS encoding signal peptide protein; this encodes MLKKTVPTLIVAALAALGATQVYAQKNYTEGGDIHSGSHTKKAGPNQGAAKSGKFDPYTDGAKQSTKSDLTSSGKKFDPNTDGAKAGKFDTYTDGAKAGKPDPYTDGAKAPASNAGKAQ